The Pseudomonas alkylphenolica genomic sequence AACGGAAGGCGCAGAAATTTCATCATCCCATCCAGGCGGTCGCCACAAGGCAAACCGCAGTGATACTCACATAGATTCATTCGGGCACACAGCTACGCTGGCACCGCAAGGGCCCTATCATCCGCGAAATAGCGGCACGACTCCAGTGTTTCAACCACGAACGGGCGCTAATTTACCCATTCGCAGCCTCTGTCCCGGCTTATACGGGATTTTCCACCAACAACGCATCAACCCGCTGGAAGCCCCGTGGCAGTTTATTACCTCGACGGCCACGCTCCCCTTTGTAATGCTCAAGGTCATCGGCCTTCAGTGACAGCGTACGCTTACCGGCCTGCAACACAAGAGTGGCGCCATCGGCAATGACCGCCAGATCGGTGACGAACTCCTCACGGCTGGCAACCCGGTCGCCGGGAATCCCGATGATCTTGTTGCCCTTGCCTTTGCCCAGCTGTGGCAGGTCGCTGATCTTGAAGATCAACAGACGACCTTCGGTAGTCACCGCTGCCAGCCAGTTCAGCTCGCGGTCAGCCACCGCACGCGGGGCTATGACCTTGGCGCCATTGGGAAGGCTGAGCAACGCCTTGCCGGCCTTGTTCTTGGCCTGCAGGTCTTCGCCTTTGACCACGAAGCCGTAGCCGGCGTCGGAGGCGATTACATACAGCGCATCATCTTCAGGCAGCAGCACACACTCGAAGCCCGCCCCCGGCGGCGGCGTCAGACGACCGGTCAGCGGTTCGCCCTGGCCGCGTGCCGAAGGCAAGGTATGCGCGGCAACCGAATAGCTGCGTCCGGTGGTGTCGATGAACACGGCAAACTGATTGGAGCGCCCGGCGGCGGCGGTCTTGAAACCGTCACCGGCCTTGTAGGACAGGCCCGTGGCGTCGATATCATGGCCTTTGGCGCAACGTACCCAGCCTTTTTCCGACAGCACCACCGTCACCGGCTCGGTCGGCATCAATTCATTTTCCGACAGCGCCTTGGCTTCAGCACGCTCGACGATCGGCGAACGACGATTGTCGCCGTAGGTTTCAGCATCCTTGATCAGCTCGGCACGCACCAGTTTGCGCAGCTTGCTTTCGCTGCCCAGCAGCGCGATCAGTTTGGCTTGCTCCTTGGCCAGCTCGTCCTGCTCATTGCGGATCTTCATCTCTTCCAGCCGCGCCAGCTGGCGCAGGCGGGTTTCGAGGATGTACTCGGCCTGGGTTTCAGTCAGGTCGAAGCGCGCGATCAGCGCGGCTTTGGGCTGATCCTCGGTACGGATGATGTGGATCACTTCATCCAGGTTGAGGAACGCAACCAGCAAACCTTCGAGCAGGTGCAGGCGGCGCTCGACCTTGTCCAGACGGAATTGCAGGCGGCGGCGCACGGTCTGTACGCGGAACTCAAGCCATTCGACCAGCAGCGCACGCAGGTTCTTCAGCTGCGGACGACCATCCAGGCCGATAATGTTGACGTTGACCCGGTAGCTGGACTCAAGGTCGGTGGTGGCGAACAGGTGCTGCATCAGCTCGTCGAGGTCAACCCGGTTGGAGCGGGCGATGATCACAATGCGGCACGGGTTTTCGTGGTCCGACTCATCGCGCAGGTCTGCCACCATCGGCAGCTTCTTGGCCTGCATCTGTGCGGCGATCTGCTCCAGCACTTTGGCCCCGGAGACCTGATGCGGCAGTGCCGTGACAACGATATCGCCATCTTCAATGCGGTAGACCGCGCGCATGCGCACCGAGCCGCGACCGCTTTCGTAAATTTTCAGCAGTTCCGCGCGCGGGGTGATGATCTCCGCTTCGGTCGGGTAATCCGGGCCCTGGATATGCTCGCAAAGCTGCTCGACCGTAGCTTTCGGCTCGTCCAGCAGGCGCACGCAGGCGCTGGCGACTTCGCGCAGGTTGTGCGGCGGCACGTCGGTGGCCATGCCTACGGCAATACCGGTGGTGCCGTTGAGCAGGATGTTCGGCAAACGTGCCGGCAGTACCGCAGGTTCATCCAGGGTACCGTCGAAGTTCGGTACCCAGTCGGCAGTGCCCTGGCCCAACTCGCTGAGCAACACTTCGGAGTAGCGCGACAGGCGCGCCTCGGTATAACGCATGGCGGCGAACGATTTCGGATCGTCCGGCGCACCCCAGTTGCCCTGGCCATCGACCAGGGTGTAGCGGTAGCTGAACGGCTGGGCCATCAGCACCATGGCTTCATAGCACGCCGAGTCGCCGTGGGGGTGGAACTTGCCGAGTACGTCACCCACGGTACGCGCCGACTTCTTGTGCTTGGAGTCGGCGTCCAGGCCCAGTTCGCTCATGGCATAGACGATGCGTCGCTGCACCGGCTTCAGGCCGTCGCCGATATGCGGCAAGGCGCGGTCCATGATCACGTACATGGAGTAGTTGAGGTAGGCCTGTTCGGTGAAGTCAGCCAGTGACCGGCGCTCTACGCCATCGAGGCTGAGATCAAGGGAGTCGCTCATGCGGGCCTCATCATTTCAGGTTCTGGCGCAGCAGCAAGGTGCCACCACGCTGGGTAAATTCGAGTTGTTTCAGAGCACTCATGCCCAGTAGTACCTGGTCGCCATCCAGCCCTGGCACCACCAGGGCGCGCACCTCGCGCAGCAGGATGTCACCCAGTTGCAGCGTGCCAAGGCGGGTTCGATAGCCCTGGGTCCGGCCATTGGCGGTACTCAGCATCACCGGGGCACCACGCTCAAGATCAAGGGTTGCGGCCAGCCGTTCGGGAACTGCCACGTCGGTGGCACCGGTATCGAGGAGAAAATGTACTGCCTGGCCATTGATCTGACCATCGGCGACAAAGTGGCCCTGGCCGTTACCTGCCAGCTGCACCTCGATAAAACCTTCGCCGTGCTGGGAACGGACCTGTGCATTGGGGTTGGCCTGACGCTGCTCCCAATCACCGAAAAAACGTGTGGCCAGGAACAATCCGGCCGCCCAGGCCAGGACCAGCAGTACTCTGCCAGCACGCTTGCCTGGAGGCTGACTCACGATTTACTGCTCCAGCCGCCAGCTGGAGCGGCAAAACGCCAGACAACCGGCCGCGACTCGCCGTCGTTGCGGGTTGCACCATTGTTGTCCAAACCGATCCAGGCGCCTTCGGCATCGATCACCAACGCCTCGGCCAGGCCAAAAGGCTGGGCGTACAGACGCGGCTCGGTCAAGCCACCTTCAGCGTACGACCAGCAGCGCTCGACCTTGGCACTCGCCGTGTCGCGCCGACAGATACGATGGGCGTTGCGTTCCAGGGTGAACAGCTTGCCGTTGAACAGTGCCAGGTCAGCAAAATCCCGTGGTAGCGCGCGCGCGCCGGGCATCTGCGGCGGCTGCATTTCGACCCCGGCCTCGCTGAGCAGCACACAGCCATCGCCGCAACTCCAGACGGTCTGCTGGCGATTGATCAGCAACAGCCCGCGGCGCTCGCGCTCGGCCGCCAACCAGATGCGATCACCGGCCGGACTCACCGCCAGGCCTTCGAACAGGGCGTTGAAATGTAGGAGCATGCCGCTGGCCCGCGCCTGACGCACCATGCTCGGGTCGATCTTCAGCCAGTTCGGCTCGCCGTCGACCGGAACCTGCAACACGCCAGCATGGGCCTCGCTGACCAGGTAGCGGTTACCGGCGGCATCACAACTGATGCCTTCGAAATCCAGATCGCCGCCACGAACCTTACCGACTGCCCAGGTTCGCGAACGAATCCCCCAGGGCAAGCCGCTATCCGGCACCGGCGGCGCCGCCACCGGCACCGATTCGGCCTGCCATACCGGCGCCTGGGTATTGAGCCGGTAAATCAGGTCGTCATCGCGGTCTGACACCGTCCATAGCTCACCCTTGCACAGCGCCAGGCCCGACAGGTTGCCGCCGCGCATGCCCTCGACCGGGTACTCGGCGACAAACTTCAACTCCGGCCACGGCGCGGCCTGTGATGACAGGGCAAAAACGCCAAGCACTGCTGCCAGGAGTGAACGAATCAAGCCAGGACCTCGGCCAGGTTGCCTTTGGACTCCAGCCAGTTCTTGCGGTCTCCGGCACGCTTCTTGGCCAGCAGCATGTCCATGATTTCGCGGGTGCCGTCCAGATCGTCCAGGGTCAACTGGACCAGACGGCGGGTGTTCGGATCCATGGTGGTTTCACGCAGCTGCGGCGGGTTCATTTCACCAAGGCCTTTGAATCGCGTGACCTGCGGCTTGCCGCGCTTCTTCTCGGCGACCAGGCGATCGAGGATGCCATCACGCTCGGCTTCATCGAGGGCGTAGTAGATTTCCTTGCCCAGGTCGATGCGGTACAGCGGCGGCATGGCCACGTAGACGTGACCGGCCTCGACCAGCGGACGGAAGTGCTGGACGAACAGAGCGCAAAGCAAGGTGGCAATGTGCAGACCGTCGGAGTCGGCGTCGGCGAGGATGCAGATCTTGCCGTAGCGCAGCTGGCTCATGTCGGCAGCACCGGGATCGACACCGATGGCCACGGCGATGTTGTGCACCTCCTGGCTGGCCAGGACTTCACCACCGTCGACTTCCCAGGTGTTGAGGATCTTGCCGCGCAGCGGCAGGATCGCCTGAAACTCCTTGTCGCGCGCCTGCTTGGCCGAACCGCCTGCCGAGTCACCCTCGACCAGGAACAGCTCGGCTCGCATCGGGTCCTGCCCGGCGCAGTCAGCCAGCTTGCCCGGCAATGCCGGCCCCTGGGTAACGCGCTTGCGTTCGACCTTCTTGCTGGCTTTGAGTCGACGTCCGGCATTGTTGATGGCCAGCTCGGCAAGCTGCATGCCCAGCTCGGGGTTCGCATTGAGCCACAGGCTGAAGGCGTCCTTGACCACCCCGGAGACGAACGCAGCGGCCTCACGGGACGACAGGCGTTCCTTGGTCTGCCCGGAGAATTGCGGCTCCTGCATTTTCATCGACAGGACGAAGCTGATGCGTTCCCAGACATCTTCGGGTGCCAGCTTGACACCACGAGGCAACAGATTGCGGAACTCGCAGAACTCGCGCATGGCATCGAGCAAGCCTTGGCGCAGGCCGTTGACGTGCGTGCCGCCCTGAGCGGTAGGAATCAGGTTGACGTAGCTTTCCTGGATGCTGTCGCCGCCCTCGGGCAACCACAACAGGGCCCAGTCGGCAGCTTCCTTGTTCCCCGCCAGGCTGCCGCAGAACGGCTCATCGGGCAGGCGCAGGAACTCGCTGACCGAGTCGACCAGGTAGGAACGCAGACCGTCTTCATAGTGCCATTCGACTTTTTCGCCGCTGGCCTTGTCTTCGAAGCTGACCAGCAGCCCCGGGCACAAGACCGCCTTGGCCTTGAGCACGTGCTTGAGGCGGCTGATGGAAAACTTCGGTGAATCGAAATACTTCGGGTCCGGCGCGAAATACACGCTGGTGCCGGTATTGCGCTTGCCAACTGTACCGACGACTTCCAGCTCGGTGGCCTTGTAGCCGTCGGCGAAGGTCATCTGGTACTCGTTGCCATCGCGCTTGACCTTGACCCGCACCTGACTGGACAAGGCGTTGACCACGGAAATACCCACGCCGTGCAGACCACCGGAGAACTGGTAGTTCTTGTTGGAGAACTTGCCGCCGGCGTGCAGCTTGGTAAGGATCAGTTCGACCCCGGAAACACCCTCTTCCGGGTGGATATCCACGGGCATGCCGCGACCGTCATCGGACACTTCCAGCGAATGGTCGGCGTGCAGGATCACCTGCACCGACTTGGCGTGCCCGGCCAGGGCTTCGTCGACACTGTTGTCGATGACTTCCTGGGCCAGGTGGTTCGGCCGGCTGGTGTCGGTGTACATGCCCGGGCGTTTGCGCACCGGGTCAAGGCCCGAGAGGACTTCGATGGCGTCTGCGTTATAGGCACTAGCGCTGGGAATGGCCATGGGTACTCGTCGTCAGTCGTGGGTGAAAATAAGTCATCAAAATACAGAAAAATCGAGCGTTTGATACTGCTGTGGCGCAATGCCAGCAAAGCTCAACAAGGCTGGCAGGCGCTCGGCGAAGCCCTGGAAGCTGTGATCGCCACCGGCCTGGATGCGCAGCGCGCAGGCCCGGTAGAACTGTTCGGCCTGGCGGTAGTCCAGGGTTTCATCGGCGGTTTGCAGCCAGACCTGATAGCGCCCGGCATCCGTAGGCGGCGCCACCTCGAGCTCGGCCAGGGCCTGCACATGATCGAGGGTCAGCTCCCAGGACTCACCGGTGTAGTGGTTCTGCTGAGTGCCCAGAAAGCCATCGAAACGCCGGTGCGGGTTGACCGCCGGGTTGATCAGCAATGCTTTTAGCCCGTGGCGCTCGGCCAGGTGGGTGGCATAGTAGCCGCCGAGCGAGCTGCCGACCAGTAATGGCGCTTCGAGCTCGGCAATCGCGGCTTCGAGCTGGGCCGTGGCCTGGCGCGGGTGATGGTGCAGCGCTGGCACCCGCAGGCGTTCGCCCAGGCCGATCTGCTCCATCACTGCAATCAATTGGCAGGCTTTCTTGGACGAGGGCGCGCTGTTGAACCCGTGTATATAGAGAATCGAACCCGACATGCCGCCCCCGGTGTACTTCAATCGCCTGACGGTGCCAGGCAGGAAAGCGCGCATTTTAGCCTGTTCAACGGCAGATGGAGCAGTTTCACCCATTCAGCAACACTTAATAGCCGTCGCCTTCATAGTCGACCGTGAACGCGAAGCCGGTTACCCGCGAGACTCCGGTCTCGATCGAGCCATTGCCATGCAAGCGCAACCAGCGGTAGCCGGGAGCCTGCTCACCGACCTTGAAGTCCTCACTGCCGGGCTCGAACTGAATGCAGGTGGAGGGTGAGGCCAATAGCCGCAGACCGTCACGCCGCTCATCCCATTCCTGGTGCACATGCCCCCACAGCAAGGCCCGCGCCTGTGGATAACCGTTCAGCAGGGCAAACAGTGCGTCGCCATTGCGCAGGCCGATCGGTGCCATCCAGGAGCAACCGATGGGTACCGGCTGGTGGTGGAAACAGATCAGGTGATGACGCTCGGGCGCCTCTTTCAGGGACTGCTCGAGCAGCGCCAACTGGCGCTCATCGAGCACGCCCGGCACCGATCCCGGCACCGCTGAATTAAGCATCAGGATGCGCCAGTTACCGATATCGACCAGCGGTTTGAGCAGATCACTGCCCTGCGCCACGCGCTCCATCGGCACAGGCTCGTCATGGTTACCGGCGAGCCAGCGGGCCGGGGCCCCGAGGCTTGCCGTCAAATCACGAAAAAATTCGTAGGAGGCTTCGCTGCCGTCCTGAGACAAATCGCCAGTAGCCAGCAGCAGGTCGATCCGCGGCTGCTCTTCACGCACTCGTTCGACCACCCGCTGCAGGCTGTCGCGGGTGTTCATGCCCAACAGCGTACCCTGCCCATCGGCAAACAGATGACTGTCAGTCAGTTGCACCAGGTACAAGGGTGCATCGCTATGCGGGATCGATTGTTGCGGCAAGGGCCGACTCCTTGAAAGGATTCAGCGCGATTATGGCGGCAAGCGGCGCTTGAGCAAATACGCGAAAACGACCGCCGTCACATTTCAGCGAACTGCGGCCAACTCATGGCCGCAGGCCAGACAGTGACTGAGCCACTCACCGAGGAACAGATTGAGCTGAGCTTTTTCGTCAGGCTGGTGCATCGCCGCATTCGGGTAAGGATAGATGCTGCGAAAACGCCGGGCGTGCTCGGCGCTGACCACTTCGGCCATGCGCGCATCGTGATACACCTGCACTTCCAGCTGTGGTACCGGCAGCCATGGCAGGCTGTGCTCCTGGCGCACGCGCAGGGTGGTGGTGTAGGGACAGGCGAGCACCACATCAAGGACCAGCACACCGAGCATCTGGTCACCCTGGGTCATACCGATGCGGCGCGAACTCATGGTGCTGCGCATGTCCGGCAACAAGCGCATCAAACGCGCATAGTTGGCCTCGCAGGCAGCCTGCAACCCGACCAGATCGACCCGGTAGCGTTCGCGCAACAGATTCACGACCATAGCCCCCTGACTTCATCTCGATTCAAGGCCAGCCATTGCAGGGCAATAATGCTTGCCGCATTGGCGATCAGCCCATCGCGCACGGCCTGCATGGCATCCTCGAACGCCCAGACCTTGACGCGAATGTCTTCACCCTCTTCCTCCAGCCCGTGCAGGCCGCCCGCCCCAACGCTGCTGCACTGGCCCAGAAACAAATGAACGAACTCATCGCTGCCGCCAGGTGACGGGAAATACCGGGTCATCGGCCACAGCGCTTTGAACACAAGCCCAGCTTCCTCCTGCGCTTCGCGGTGTGCAACTTCTTCCGGTACTTCATCTTTATCGATCAGACCAGCGACCAGTTCGATCAACCAGGGGTTGGCGACCTTGCCCATGGCACCGACGCGAAACTGCTCGATCAGCACCACTTCATCACGCACAGGATCGTAGGGCAGCACACAGACGGCATCATGGCGAACGAACAGCTCACGGCTGATCTCGCGCCCCATGCCACCGGCGAACAGCTCGTGGCGCAAGCGAACCCGGTCAAGCTGGTAGAAGCCTTTGAAGCAGTTGACCCTTTCGACGATCTCGACGTCCGTGGGCACAGGTTTCAGCGTGTCTGACATGGAAATCCTCATAACCTCGTGTACTGCATCGCGCCATCCTAACCTGCGCACCGCCACGTTTCACCCCTTTCAACTTGTAGGCCGGGCTGCGAGGATAGACAGCCTGCTGATATTCAGCTTAGTGGCGAACTGAAGGCCTTGCCGACGGTCCAAGCCCGATCACCTTTGCCTTACAAGGATCATCATGACGCTTGTGAAACTAACTACCGTGGCCGTGCTGGCCTTGGCCCTGGGCGCTTGTCAAAGCCTGTTCCAGCCCAACATGCGCACGCCACTGGAGGTCAAGCGCGACCGCTGGGAGCACATCAAGCCCGGTTGCAACACGGCCGATTGCCCGCTGGTCAATATCGACACCATTCACTTCCCGGCCAACCCGAAACTGGACGCAATCGTCGAAAAACGTCTGTTGCAAATGACCCAGGACAACCAGCACAGCGCCCTGCCCGCTTCGCTCAAGGCCTACGAAGACCAGTTCATGGCCACCGCCGAGACCCGCAACAGCAGCTACTTGCAAGCCAAGGTACGCGAGCAGCATGACGGACTGGTGATCATCGAACTGTCCAGCTATCTGGACACCGGTGGCGCCCATGGCATGCCGGGGCGTGGCTTCATCAACTACTCGCGTCAGCAGGACAAGGTCCTGACCCTGCAGGACATGCTGGTGCCGGGTCAGGAAGCGACATTCTGGAAAACTGCCGAGGAAGCCCACAGGGCCTGGCTGATCAGCACCGGCATGGACAAGGACGCCGAGTTCGTCAAAACCTGGCCGTTCCGCCAGACCCCGCATATCGCCCTGACCTACGGCGCGGTAGTGCTCAAGTACGAAGTGTATGCCATCGCCCCGTATTCCATGGGCCACATCGAACTGAAGATCCCCTACCCGCGCCTGAACGGTGTGATCAAGCCGGAGTTGTTTCCGGGTCGCGGCTGACCGACGGCGCTGCCGCCCAGTACACGCACCCTGCCAGCAGCAAGGCAGGCAGGGTCGAGCCGAGATCGGCAGCGTAATGCGCCAGCAGATGGTAGGTGGCGACGCCGCAGGCCCAGGCGACCAGAGCGCGCCAGTGCAGGCTCTGGATCGGACTGGCGTCACTGCGACGGCGACGCACGACGAAATGATCGACCAGCACCACGCCGAACAGCGGGGCGAACACCGAGCCGATCAGCAGCAGGAAGTTCTGGTACTGCGCCAGCGGCGCGAAGCAGGCGATCAAGGTGCACAGCACACCGATGGCCAATGCCAGATGCTCGACCTTCAAGCGAATCAGCAGGCCGGTTGATACCGCCGCCGAATGGATGTCGGCGAAGGCCTTTTCTGATTCATCGAGCAGAATCAGCAGCAAGGGAATACCGATACCGGCACCGGCCAGCGCCAACAGCAAGGTATTGACCTCGCCCGCTGGCGCGAAGGCCAGGGTATAAGCCACACCCAGACTCATCATCCACACGTTGCCGACAAAGTAACCCAGCGCCGTACCGAAAAACACCCGGCTGCCATGGCGGCTGAAGCGGGAATAGTCGGCAATCAACGGCAGCCACGACAACGGCATGGCAATGGCGATGTCGATGCCCACCGCCAGCGACATCGAGCCATCACCGGCACGTGCCCACAGGGCGGCGAGATCGGCTTTGGCAAACAGGTTCCAGGTCAGCCACAGGCAGGCCCCGAGCAACAGCCAGATGCCCCATTTGCGCAGGATCTTGCGCACGAAAGTCAGCGGCCCGCTGACCGCCAGCAGGGTTGCCAGGGCGCCGAAGCACAAGGTCCACAGCAAGGGGTTGGTCAGCGCACTGCCTTCGCCGAAGGCGCGGGCGCCGAGCAGACTGGCGGCATCACGCATGACGATAATTTCGAACGAGCCCCAGCCGATCAGCTGCAGCAGGTTGAGCAGCGCTGGCAGGCGGGCGCCTTCGCGACCGAGACTGCGCCGCAGGGCCGCCATGGACGACAGGCCGGTATCGCTGCCGATGACGCCGACCGCCGCCAACAGCAAGACCCCCACGCTGGTACCGATGATGATCGCCAGCACGGCGTTGGCCAGGCCCAGGCCGGGACCGAGCAAGGCGCCGGTCTGCAGGACCATCAGGCCGATGCCTAGGGAGAACCATAGGGAACAGAGGTCGCGACCGCTGAGGACGCGTTGCCCGGTGGTTACCGGGTGATCGGGGGAAAACTGGCTGGGTGTGCTCACAAAGGTGATCTCGACAGGGAGTAGTTTTTGTTCTTAGGGGCCTATCGCGGGGCAAGCCCGCTCCCACAGGTAATCTCTGTGGGAGCGGGCTTGCCCCGCGATGCGGTTACACCTTCTTGTACAACTGGCTGCCTTCCTGGCGGAACCGCTCGGCCTGCTCGCGCATGCCGTCCTCGACCGCCACATCCACCGCATCAATGCGCTGGTTGACGGCGTACTCACGCACTTCCTGGGTAATTTTCATCGAGCAGAACTTCGGCCCGCACATCGAGCAGAAGTGCGCG encodes the following:
- the parC gene encoding DNA topoisomerase IV subunit A encodes the protein MSDSLDLSLDGVERRSLADFTEQAYLNYSMYVIMDRALPHIGDGLKPVQRRIVYAMSELGLDADSKHKKSARTVGDVLGKFHPHGDSACYEAMVLMAQPFSYRYTLVDGQGNWGAPDDPKSFAAMRYTEARLSRYSEVLLSELGQGTADWVPNFDGTLDEPAVLPARLPNILLNGTTGIAVGMATDVPPHNLREVASACVRLLDEPKATVEQLCEHIQGPDYPTEAEIITPRAELLKIYESGRGSVRMRAVYRIEDGDIVVTALPHQVSGAKVLEQIAAQMQAKKLPMVADLRDESDHENPCRIVIIARSNRVDLDELMQHLFATTDLESSYRVNVNIIGLDGRPQLKNLRALLVEWLEFRVQTVRRRLQFRLDKVERRLHLLEGLLVAFLNLDEVIHIIRTEDQPKAALIARFDLTETQAEYILETRLRQLARLEEMKIRNEQDELAKEQAKLIALLGSESKLRKLVRAELIKDAETYGDNRRSPIVERAEAKALSENELMPTEPVTVVLSEKGWVRCAKGHDIDATGLSYKAGDGFKTAAAGRSNQFAVFIDTTGRSYSVAAHTLPSARGQGEPLTGRLTPPPGAGFECVLLPEDDALYVIASDAGYGFVVKGEDLQAKNKAGKALLSLPNGAKVIAPRAVADRELNWLAAVTTEGRLLIFKISDLPQLGKGKGNKIIGIPGDRVASREEFVTDLAVIADGATLVLQAGKRTLSLKADDLEHYKGERGRRGNKLPRGFQRVDALLVENPV
- a CDS encoding retropepsin-like aspartic protease family protein; this encodes MSQPPGKRAGRVLLVLAWAAGLFLATRFFGDWEQRQANPNAQVRSQHGEGFIEVQLAGNGQGHFVADGQINGQAVHFLLDTGATDVAVPERLAATLDLERGAPVMLSTANGRTQGYRTRLGTLQLGDILLREVRALVVPGLDGDQVLLGMSALKQLEFTQRGGTLLLRQNLK
- a CDS encoding esterase-like activity of phytase family protein, whose amino-acid sequence is MIRSLLAAVLGVFALSSQAAPWPELKFVAEYPVEGMRGGNLSGLALCKGELWTVSDRDDDLIYRLNTQAPVWQAESVPVAAPPVPDSGLPWGIRSRTWAVGKVRGGDLDFEGISCDAAGNRYLVSEAHAGVLQVPVDGEPNWLKIDPSMVRQARASGMLLHFNALFEGLAVSPAGDRIWLAAERERRGLLLINRQQTVWSCGDGCVLLSEAGVEMQPPQMPGARALPRDFADLALFNGKLFTLERNAHRICRRDTASAKVERCWSYAEGGLTEPRLYAQPFGLAEALVIDAEGAWIGLDNNGATRNDGESRPVVWRFAAPAGGWSSKS
- the parE gene encoding DNA topoisomerase IV subunit B, encoding MAIPSASAYNADAIEVLSGLDPVRKRPGMYTDTSRPNHLAQEVIDNSVDEALAGHAKSVQVILHADHSLEVSDDGRGMPVDIHPEEGVSGVELILTKLHAGGKFSNKNYQFSGGLHGVGISVVNALSSQVRVKVKRDGNEYQMTFADGYKATELEVVGTVGKRNTGTSVYFAPDPKYFDSPKFSISRLKHVLKAKAVLCPGLLVSFEDKASGEKVEWHYEDGLRSYLVDSVSEFLRLPDEPFCGSLAGNKEAADWALLWLPEGGDSIQESYVNLIPTAQGGTHVNGLRQGLLDAMREFCEFRNLLPRGVKLAPEDVWERISFVLSMKMQEPQFSGQTKERLSSREAAAFVSGVVKDAFSLWLNANPELGMQLAELAINNAGRRLKASKKVERKRVTQGPALPGKLADCAGQDPMRAELFLVEGDSAGGSAKQARDKEFQAILPLRGKILNTWEVDGGEVLASQEVHNIAVAIGVDPGAADMSQLRYGKICILADADSDGLHIATLLCALFVQHFRPLVEAGHVYVAMPPLYRIDLGKEIYYALDEAERDGILDRLVAEKKRGKPQVTRFKGLGEMNPPQLRETTMDPNTRRLVQLTLDDLDGTREIMDMLLAKKRAGDRKNWLESKGNLAEVLA
- a CDS encoding YqiA/YcfP family alpha/beta fold hydrolase — translated: MSGSILYIHGFNSAPSSKKACQLIAVMEQIGLGERLRVPALHHHPRQATAQLEAAIAELEAPLLVGSSLGGYYATHLAERHGLKALLINPAVNPHRRFDGFLGTQQNHYTGESWELTLDHVQALAELEVAPPTDAGRYQVWLQTADETLDYRQAEQFYRACALRIQAGGDHSFQGFAERLPALLSFAGIAPQQYQTLDFSVF
- the cpdA gene encoding 3',5'-cyclic-AMP phosphodiesterase, encoding MPQQSIPHSDAPLYLVQLTDSHLFADGQGTLLGMNTRDSLQRVVERVREEQPRIDLLLATGDLSQDGSEASYEFFRDLTASLGAPARWLAGNHDEPVPMERVAQGSDLLKPLVDIGNWRILMLNSAVPGSVPGVLDERQLALLEQSLKEAPERHHLICFHHQPVPIGCSWMAPIGLRNGDALFALLNGYPQARALLWGHVHQEWDERRDGLRLLASPSTCIQFEPGSEDFKVGEQAPGYRWLRLHGNGSIETGVSRVTGFAFTVDYEGDGY
- a CDS encoding DUF1249 domain-containing protein — protein: MVVNLLRERYRVDLVGLQAACEANYARLMRLLPDMRSTMSSRRIGMTQGDQMLGVLVLDVVLACPYTTTLRVRQEHSLPWLPVPQLEVQVYHDARMAEVVSAEHARRFRSIYPYPNAAMHQPDEKAQLNLFLGEWLSHCLACGHELAAVR
- a CDS encoding NUDIX domain-containing protein; its protein translation is MSDTLKPVPTDVEIVERVNCFKGFYQLDRVRLRHELFAGGMGREISRELFVRHDAVCVLPYDPVRDEVVLIEQFRVGAMGKVANPWLIELVAGLIDKDEVPEEVAHREAQEEAGLVFKALWPMTRYFPSPGGSDEFVHLFLGQCSSVGAGGLHGLEEEGEDIRVKVWAFEDAMQAVRDGLIANAASIIALQWLALNRDEVRGLWS
- a CDS encoding RsiV family protein, with protein sequence MTLVKLTTVAVLALALGACQSLFQPNMRTPLEVKRDRWEHIKPGCNTADCPLVNIDTIHFPANPKLDAIVEKRLLQMTQDNQHSALPASLKAYEDQFMATAETRNSSYLQAKVREQHDGLVIIELSSYLDTGGAHGMPGRGFINYSRQQDKVLTLQDMLVPGQEATFWKTAEEAHRAWLISTGMDKDAEFVKTWPFRQTPHIALTYGAVVLKYEVYAIAPYSMGHIELKIPYPRLNGVIKPELFPGRG
- the cytX gene encoding putative hydroxymethylpyrimidine transporter CytX, producing MSTPSQFSPDHPVTTGQRVLSGRDLCSLWFSLGIGLMVLQTGALLGPGLGLANAVLAIIIGTSVGVLLLAAVGVIGSDTGLSSMAALRRSLGREGARLPALLNLLQLIGWGSFEIIVMRDAASLLGARAFGEGSALTNPLLWTLCFGALATLLAVSGPLTFVRKILRKWGIWLLLGACLWLTWNLFAKADLAALWARAGDGSMSLAVGIDIAIAMPLSWLPLIADYSRFSRHGSRVFFGTALGYFVGNVWMMSLGVAYTLAFAPAGEVNTLLLALAGAGIGIPLLLILLDESEKAFADIHSAAVSTGLLIRLKVEHLALAIGVLCTLIACFAPLAQYQNFLLLIGSVFAPLFGVVLVDHFVVRRRRSDASPIQSLHWRALVAWACGVATYHLLAHYAADLGSTLPALLLAGCVYWAAAPSVSRDPETTPA